A stretch of DNA from Pirellulales bacterium:
GGCCGGTCGAGGCTGTATCCATACTCGAACCCCAGGACCCCCGTTTCTGAGAGGGGGCTATTGCAGATTTCCACCGCGGCCTGGTCGGCCGTCAGGTTCGCCAGGGGCGTATAGCGGGCGTCGGTCTCGAAATCGTGCAGCACGGCGTGCCTTTGGCTGAACGTGCCCCGTTCGCAGTCTTGGCCGCTCAGACGAACCGGAATGTGGTCGGTCGCGATCGTGGCCAGGGCCAGGGCCTCGGCCGCTGACCAATCGAGCGGCCTTTCTCCCTGAGCCATTGCCCGCCGCAGGGCCAGCAGCCGTTCGATCTTCTGATGAACGTGAAAATTCTCCGGCACGTGGGCGAGCGAAGTCAGCAGGCCGGCCAGCCGCTCGCGCGTCGCGCCGGTATCGACATCGTCGATATTCTCTTCGCGGCCGCCGAGATAACCCGTCCACACGCCCCCGGGAGGGCGTGGCGGCGGCGCGTAGCCGCGGCTGCGGACGGCCGAGAACGCTTGCTCGAGCAACTCGCGACGCTCGTTGGCGATGCGATCGGCCTCGTCGACCGTGATTTCGCCCAGCAGCAACAGCCGCTCCAGGTAGCTCTCGCTGACAGACTGCCGGTCTTCGATGGCCTTATACAACAATGGCTGGGTGAACGACGGCTCATCCCCTTCGTTGTGTCCGCGCCGCCGGTAGCAATGCATGTCGATAACCACGTCGCGGCGGAAACGCTCGCGAAAGTCCATCGCCAGGTTCACTACCTGGGCAACGCTTTCGGGGTCTTCGCCGTTGACGTGAAAGATGGGGATTTGCAGCATCTTGGCCACGTCGGTGGCGTAGGTGCTCGAGCGTGCTTGCTCGGGAGGCGTGGTAAAGCCGATCTGGTTGTTGACGACGACATGCAGAGCGCCGCCCGTGGTATAGCCTGGCAATTGGCTGAGATTGAGGGTTTCCTGGATCACTCCCTCGCCGGCGAACGCCGCATCGCCGTGAATCATCAGCACCAGCCCGCGGACCCGTTCGGCGTCTTCTTCGCGATCTTGCTTGGCGCGCATCCGGCCCGAGGCCACGGGATTCACGAATTCCAGATGACTGGGGTTGAAGCACAGCGACAAGTGCATGTTGCGGCCCGCCGTGGTGGGGCGCGAGGCGCTGTAGCCGAGATGGTATTTCACGTCGCCACGACCGCGCTGGGCGGCCGGTTCGATGTCCTCGAACTCGTGAAAGATTTCCTGCGGGCTTTTGCCGATGATGTTGGCCAGCACGTTGAGCCGGCCCCGGTGCGCCATGGCGATGACGATTTCGTCGATCCGCTGCGTGCTGGCCTTCTCGATCGCCAGGTCCAACAGTGGAATCAGGCTCTCGGACCCCTCTAGCGAGAAGCTTTTGGCGCCTAGATAGCGCTTCTGGATGAACTCTTCGAAGATTACTGCGTCCGTCAGGTACGTGAAAATTCGTAGTTGTTCATCGCGGCTGAGCTGAATGCGGTTTTCCGAGCTCTCCACCCGTTCTTGCAACCAACCGCGGACTGTCAGATCGTCGATGTGCATGAACTGCACGCCGATGAAGCGGCAATAGGTGTTGCGCAGCCGCTTGAGGATGTCGCGCAGCGTGGCTTCGTCGGCCCCGCCCATCGAGCGGGTTGAAAAGGTGCGATCCAGGTCGGCCGGGGCCAATCCATGAAACTCGGGGTCGAGCTCGGGCAATAAATGCGGAGGTTCGCCCAGCGGGTCAAGCCGGGCGATGCGATGACCGCGCACGCGATACGCGCGGACTAATTGGCCGACACGTTCTTGCAGCACGCCGGCACCCACCGAGGAAACGTCGGTCGCGCCATCGCCATTGGAATGAGCTGTCCCGTGAAACATGCTTTGCGGCGTGAACGAGGGTCCCCAGCGGGGCTCGCGCAGGAAGCGACCGTCGCGGCTGGCCAATGAGGCAAAGTACCGCCGCCAATCGTCGCTGACGCTGGCCGGGTCGCGCACGTAGTCGCGATACAGCCCCTCGGCGAACGCCAGGCTATGACTGTCGAACGGCACGTCTTCGGGTCGCATCGAAAAATCCGGTGGTAACAGTGGCGCCGAATGTCCGCCAGGATGCTGTATTATACGTCGCGCCGCAACCACCTCGGGGGGACTTATCGCGGGCGTTGCTGTCCTATTTGAGCAACTTTTGTCCGCGCCGCGGGATCGTAGCGGACTTACGCGAGGCGCCGCTGATAGAAGGCGGCCTGCGCCAGCGGAGCGGTCCGCCGATTGGTCGCGGCCGGCCGCGTGGGGTGAATCGATCACCCGAGCAGGCTGCGCACTTTCAAGAGCCGTTCACCGGCCGCATGGAGCGTCTCTTCTCGCTTGGCGAACATGAATCGCACCTTGGTCCGGCCACGCTCGCGCGGCGCATAGAAGCTGCTGCCGGGCACGGCCGAGACGCCGACCTCTTGGATCATCCATCGCACGAATTCGGTGTCGTTCCGCCCCGACTGAAAATCTTCGATGTCGGTCATGATGTAATAGGCGCCCTCAGGCTCGTGGAAAGCAAAACCGGCGCGGCGCAGATAATCGACCAGCACCGTGCGGCGCCGGCCATAGTCGTTGCGCAGTTTGTCGTAGTAGGTCTGGGGCAGCGCGAGGGCCGTCGCGCCGGCGACTTGCAGGGGATGCGGCGCGCCCACGGTCAGAAAATCGTGCGCTTTGCGAATCCCATCGGTCACGGTCGACGGGGCGATGCAGTAGCCCAGCCGCCAGCCGGTCATGCTGAATGTCTTCGACAAGCCGCTGATCGTGACGGTCCGTTCGGCCATGCCCGGCAGCGTGGCGATGCTGATGTGCGGCGTGTCGCCAAAGCGAATGTATTCGTAGATTTCGTCGGAGAGGGCGTAAGCGTCGAACTTTCGACACAATTCGGCGATCAGTGACAGCTCTTCGTGCGTGAACACGCGGCCCGTCGGGTTATTCGGCGTATTGACGATGATGGCCCTGGTGCGCGGCGAGAAGGCGGCACGCAGCTCGTCGGGATCAAAGCTCCAATCGGGCCAGCGCAGCGGCACCCAAACGGGCTGGGCGCCGGTCAGCAGTGCGTCGGGGCCGTAGTTCTCGTAGAACGGCTGGAAGATAATGACTTCATCGCCAGG
This window harbors:
- a CDS encoding aminotransferase class I/II-fold pyridoxal phosphate-dependent enzyme, which produces MPSDATNPRPVAQRVQYFTESVIREMTRLANQHGAINLGQGMPDFDPPEEVKEAACRAIRDGHNQYSITWGVPELRRAIVKKAQEFNGITCDADQNVTVCCGATECMMATMMALVDPGDEVIIFQPFYENYGPDALLTGAQPVWVPLRWPDWSFDPDELRAAFSPRTRAIIVNTPNNPTGRVFTHEELSLIAELCRKFDAYALSDEIYEYIRFGDTPHISIATLPGMAERTVTISGLSKTFSMTGWRLGYCIAPSTVTDGIRKAHDFLTVGAPHPLQVAGATALALPQTYYDKLRNDYGRRRTVLVDYLRRAGFAFHEPEGAYYIMTDIEDFQSGRNDTEFVRWMIQEVGVSAVPGSSFYAPRERGRTKVRFMFAKREETLHAAGERLLKVRSLLG
- a CDS encoding 2-oxoglutarate dehydrogenase E1 component — its product is MRPEDVPFDSHSLAFAEGLYRDYVRDPASVSDDWRRYFASLASRDGRFLREPRWGPSFTPQSMFHGTAHSNGDGATDVSSVGAGVLQERVGQLVRAYRVRGHRIARLDPLGEPPHLLPELDPEFHGLAPADLDRTFSTRSMGGADEATLRDILKRLRNTYCRFIGVQFMHIDDLTVRGWLQERVESSENRIQLSRDEQLRIFTYLTDAVIFEEFIQKRYLGAKSFSLEGSESLIPLLDLAIEKASTQRIDEIVIAMAHRGRLNVLANIIGKSPQEIFHEFEDIEPAAQRGRGDVKYHLGYSASRPTTAGRNMHLSLCFNPSHLEFVNPVASGRMRAKQDREEDAERVRGLVLMIHGDAAFAGEGVIQETLNLSQLPGYTTGGALHVVVNNQIGFTTPPEQARSSTYATDVAKMLQIPIFHVNGEDPESVAQVVNLAMDFRERFRRDVVIDMHCYRRRGHNEGDEPSFTQPLLYKAIEDRQSVSESYLERLLLLGEITVDEADRIANERRELLEQAFSAVRSRGYAPPPRPPGGVWTGYLGGREENIDDVDTGATRERLAGLLTSLAHVPENFHVHQKIERLLALRRAMAQGERPLDWSAAEALALATIATDHIPVRLSGQDCERGTFSQRHAVLHDFETDARYTPLANLTADQAAVEICNSPLSETGVLGFEYGYSLDRPACLVMWEAQYGDFVNVAQVIIDQFLVSAEDKWSRLSGLVLLLPHGLEGSGPEHSSARLERFLMLAAEDNIQIVQPSTPAQYFHVLRRQVLRRWRKPLVVMTPKSLLRHAAVVSPFEELSTGTYHRVLPDTAGTPAADVRRVVMCSGKIYYELAQKRSELARNDVALVRIEQFYPFPYKQLREALAGYRDGTPVVWVQEEPENMGAWWFLRVQFGDRLFDRLPFSGICRRAGASPATGSASSHRLEQGELIAAAFGGV